A segment of the Eptesicus fuscus isolate TK198812 chromosome 9, DD_ASM_mEF_20220401, whole genome shotgun sequence genome:
actgggaatgtgcccacaaccaaggtacatgcccctgaccggaatcaaacctgggacccttcagtccataggccgacgctctatctactgagccaaaccggtttcagctattttttttattttttattgtttgaagtattacaaataggagtacatatgtctcctttttttcccccattgacctccccccggcctcccctacccccttgcTCAGCTTTTAAACCCAGTTCTTTGCCTCCTCTTCTTAAAACAGTAAGTGCAACTCACTCATTGCAGCAGCTGTCTCAAATGGATCAGAAAATGTAGTGCCCTCCTATAGATGTGCCTTTGTTAAAAAGCTGTAACCAAAAAGTACTAGGTGTGCAAAAATCGTCTATTGCATGCAAACTACTTTGGGTGTAACCAGAGAAAGGAAAGCGTAGatgtttaagttttctttttcatagaaAAGGATCCTGAATAAGAGCAAATCTGAAAAATAAGTGCCCTGTCAGTCTCTTTTTCAGGGCCTTTTTCAGGATCTGTGATGAGGCTGGAGTGAGAGAGCAGGTTCAGACCTGCAGTTTAAATCCAAACCCCCAAAAATaatagagggaaggaagaaagggagggaggaaggaagatatAATTTGTCCAAGTCCACagaatgtacaccaccaagaatgaactctgtgtaAACTATGGAATTTGGATGACAATGACGTGTCAACGCAGGTTCATCAGCTAACGAATGTGtcctccagtggggggtgtggatGACGGGGAAGGCGGAGCATGTGAGAGGAAGGGGTCCCTGGGAAATGTGTCCTTTCTGCTCAATTtcgctgtgaacctaaaattgctctagaAACAAAGTTTattaaaaggaggaagaaaggcacTGAGCATTCTTCTTTCCGACAAAAGGGAAAACGATAAGGAATACCAGGCTGCATTctttacccacccacccccacccccctctcccccaaagagaaagaaagcacacCCACACTGCGCTTTGGGCTTCTGTCCGAGGTGCTGaagtttattcattttcaaaCCTCTTTCAATCACAGGTGAGGAGTTACCGTAAAACTTAATGCACGGGGTGGGCGAGGCGGGGAAGCCACGGGTAAGCCATTTTATCTACATTTGGCATGAAATGTGAGACACGGCGACAGGCAGCATGAACAGGGAGCTCGTCACAACTCCGGTTGCCGGCAATGAGATGGGACAAAGAGGAGAGGCAGACCCGGGGGGCGAGGGTCTGTCGGAGTCCGCGGGGCCTGGCCACTATCTCCGGTACTACAAAGAAAACACAGGCACGTTCAGCGTGGTGGCCTGGCTCTCCCGGAAAAGTCGGCTTCATAGGACGGTGCTCACATCCCGCCAGCCCCCACttcagccccccctcccccatgaccCTCTGAGTTGCATGAGCCGCTAAACAAGTTGCTCGCTAGACACTCATAAGGTCAATCCTGGCCAATTTCAATCGACCTTTAGGATCTGACAGTTCCGGGGAGGCACATCACCTGCCAACCAGCAGTATGACGGCGGCTTGTTCCCATGGACACGTTAAGTGCCCGATGCTCAAGGCAGTTAACTTCTTTTTCTCAGCAAGCGGTAGCTAAGGATGAGGCCACTGTCCCTAGGTCCATGGGACAGGCCCCCAGGTGGGGCAGACACTTCCAAGGGAGCAGCATCTATGCTGGTCCCTCTCCTGCGGAAGGCATCCGCGCGGTGGTCTTCTATGACGACGCGTGAGACTCGGTGAAACcacacctcccttcctccccaccccgttTCCATCCCCGGTTCCTCTTACCCGGAAGCTGTTGCAGCCCAGGCCGCTCTGGGCTCCGATCCTGTCCATCCTGCCCCCGAAGCAGCTGGACCTCCGCAGGCTCCGAGGGGCGGCGAGCAGCGCCCTCAGCTTGCTTTTCAGGAGGGCAGACCTGTCGGAGGAGTCCCAGGGGCCCCGCCCAAGGGCACCCCCCTCTCGCGGGGCTGGGTTGACCTCCCCCGTCCAGGGAGGCATCTCGGGGAGGGGGCTGAGCGCGGCCCCAGCTTCCTCGTTCTGCTCGCTTAGTACTTGCGGGGGCATGACCTCGTCTTCTAAAGGCATCTTGTCCTCCAAATGGTCCAGCAAATTCTTGACGAAGGGAAAAcacagggaaagaaggagggtCTCACTGACCGGCAGAGTCTCCCCaagcccaccccccccctcccccggccccagacCAAGCCCCTACCTTGAAATCCATCAGGTCGGCGTTGGCCACGGAGCTGTACACGGGGTTGGCTCTGGTctgccctgggagctgggccgccaggaggaggaggaggctggcggCGATGGTGGAGAAGGAGCGCATGCTGGCGGCGGTCAGGGGGTGGTCTGCTGCTGGCTGccttgtctctctcctctccggTTCCTCTCTACTGACCTTCGCTCGGCTCCGGCTCCCGGCTGCCCTGCGCCTCCTCTTTTATAGCCCCCCCGGCTCTCCAAGAGCGCAAGAGGGGCAGAACCCTCCCCATTCTGTCACTTGCCGCGATAAAGCAGCGGCGTGAGGAGCCAGCAGAAGATGCCCTTTTAAAGTTATCGGCCCAGCCGAGCTCTCCACAGCCCCTCCGCCTTGAGCAGCCCCAACCGCCTCCGGGAACCTCGGCTGCAAGAGCCACATTCTTGTTGATTTGCCTCAAGAGGTTCCCACTTCAAAGGTGTGAGAAGAGCAAAAAAGAGTCCTTGGTTATCTCACAGCAATGCGCCGCCTCCGCCTCGCTTCTTTCTCCTGGGCAACGGGACCCATGCCGGGAAGTCGCCCAGTTGGGCTGCCGCTCAGCTGTCAGGGGCTCCAAATAAGGGCGGGAGAGGAGGAAGTGCGGGCCGCCAGCCGCGAGGGACAAATTAGTCCAGATGCTCCCGCCGGCCTCACACCTGACTCGTCAGCGGCCAGGGCAGAGCCTCGCCGTCCACGGGGCTGCCCTCCCTGTTGGCAGCTGCTGTCAGCggtcagggggagagggggtgaatTTTCTGAGCACTAACTCAACCGGGGACCAAATGTGATGAACGCCCCAAGGATGCAGCTCCCAAATAGGAGCACCAAGAAAAGTGTGGGGAGCACAGTCATTCCTCTGCCGAGCTCCGCCCCCTTCGCCCCACGGCCCCTCCAAGGTGCGGAGAGACAGGCCCGGAGCGAATGCCTCTTTTCATGCTGCTGCTTGGAGGAGCTCAGATTCTTTGAGTGTGAAGCTTGT
Coding sequences within it:
- the NPPA gene encoding natriuretic peptides A, which codes for MRSFSTIAASLLLLLAAQLPGQTRANPVYSSVANADLMDFKNLLDHLEDKMPLEDEVMPPQVLSEQNEEAGAALSPLPEMPPWTGEVNPAPREGGALGRGPWDSSDRSALLKSKLRALLAAPRSLRRSSCFGGRMDRIGAQSGLGCNSFRYRR